A single Phoenix dactylifera cultivar Barhee BC4 chromosome 1, palm_55x_up_171113_PBpolish2nd_filt_p, whole genome shotgun sequence DNA region contains:
- the LOC103716204 gene encoding ATPase WRNIP1 isoform X2 yields MEELLSMGFSQELASQALAATGGRSSLEATEWILSQPSSSPSSKPSSHSPTFQPSLDRFLLSHHNTPHSKRPHPSATPATASPSVTAPAAPPTASPSATAAPTTAPLSDRMRPATLDAVLGQDHLLGPASLLRSALRPPATAAALPSFILWGPPGSGKTSLARALAAALPQPSHRFVPLSAVTAGVRDLRDAVDAARRARHLGRRTVLFVDEIHRFSKSQQDSFLPAIEDGSIVLVGATTENPSFHLTTPLLSRCRVLALHPLKPHHVESLLRRAVSDPEKGLQVTTGVPISVDQEALEFLSLHCDGDARVALNALEIAATLAVDRRSTQDDNGNMTVTVDHAKEAMQCKHLAYDRAGDEHYNLISALHKSMRGSDPDAAIYWLARMLEGGEQPLYIARRLVRFASEDVGLADPAALGHAVACYQACHFIGMPECDVCLAQCVAYLARAPKSVAVYRALNEARRVVRESGGGNEGVPLHLRNAPTKLMKEMGYGEGYMYPPDHPDCSSQTYLPPSLQGCRFLDWPPIDEKHR; encoded by the coding sequence ATGGAGGAACTCCTCAGCATGGGCTTCTCCCAGGAGCTGGCCTCCCAAGCCCTCGCCGCCACCGGCGGCCGCTCCTCTCTCGAAGCCACCGAGTGGATTCTCTCCCaaccctcctcctccccttcctccaAACCCTCATCTCATTCCCCCACCTTCCAACCCAGCCTCGACCGCTTCCTCCTCTCCCACCACAACACACCCCACTCCAAACGTCCCCACCCTTCCGCCACCCCTGCCACCGCCTCCCCCTCCGTCACCGCCCCAGCTGCCCCTCCTACTGCCTCCCCCTCCGCTACTGCCGCCCCCACCACTGCCCCTCTCTCTGACCGCATGCGCCCCGCCACCCTCGACGCTGTCCTCGGCCAGGACCACCTCCTCGGCCCGGCCTCCCTCCttcgctccgccctccgcccccCCGCTACCGCCGCCGccctcccttccttcatcctctGGGGCCCGCCGGGCTCTGGCAAGACCTCCCTCGCCCGCGCCCTCGCCGCCGCCCTCCCCCAGCCGTCCCACCGCTTCGTCCCCCTCTCCGCCGTCACCGCCGGCGTCCGCGACCTCCGCGACGCCGTCGACGCCGCCCGCCGCGCCCGCCACCTCGGTCGCCGCACCGTCCTCTTCGTCGACGAGATCCACCGCTTCTCCAAGTCCCAGCAGGACTCCTTCCTCCCCGCCATCGAGGACGGCTCCATCGTCCTCGTCGGAGCCACCACCGAGAACCCCTCCTTCCACCTCACCACGCCGCTCCTCTCCCGCTGCCGAGTCCTCGCCCTGCACCCCCTCAAGCCCCACCACGTCGAGTCCCTTCTCCGCCGAGCCGTCTCAGACCCTGAGAAAGGTCTCCAGGTCACCACTGGAGTGCCCATCTCGGTCGATCAAGAAGCCCTCGAATTCCTCTCTCTCCACTGCGACGGCGATGCTCGTGTTGCCCTCAACGCACTGGAGATTGCAGCCACATTGGCCGTCGACCGGCGATCGACCCAAGACGACAACGGGAATATGACGGTGACCGTCGACCATGCGAAGGAGGCGATGCAGTGCAAGCACTTGGCATATGATCGAGCAGGTGACGAGCACTACAATTTGATCAGTGCCCTACACAAATCAATGCGCGGGAGCGACCCTGACGCTGCAATCTACTGGCTTGCGAGGATGCTGGAGGGAGGGGAGCAGCCGCTGTACATTGCGCGCCGGCTAGTCCGGTTTGCAAGCGAGGATGTGGGGCTCGCAGACCCTGCTGCACTCGGTCATGCTGTTGCATGCTACCAGGCGTGCCACTTCATCGGTATGCCGGAGTGCGATGTGTGTCTTGCGCAGTGCGTGGCCTACTTGGCCCGGGCGCCTAAGTCGGTGGCCGTGTACCGAGCACTGAATGAGGCGCGGAGGGTGGTGAGGGAGTCGGGCGGGGGGAACGAGGGCGTGCCATTGCATTTGAGGAATGCACCCACAAAGCTGATGAAGGAAATGGGATACGGGGAAGGTTACATGTATCCTCCTGATCATCCTGATTGTTCGTCGCAGACATATCTGCCACCATCCCTTCAGGGTTGCAGGTTTCTTGACTGGCCACCTATCGATGAAAAGCATCGGTGA
- the LOC103716204 gene encoding ATPase WRNIP1 isoform X1 → MEELLSMGFSQELASQALAATGGRSSLEATEWILSQPSSSPSSKPSSHSPTFQPSLDRFLLSHHNTPHSKRPHPSATPATASPSVTAPAAPPTASPSATAAPTTAPLSDRMRPATLDAVLGQDHLLGPASLLRSALRPPATAAALPSFILWGPPGSGKTSLARALAAALPQPSHRFVPLSAVTAGVRDLRDAVDAARRARHLGRRTVLFVDEIHRFSKSQQDSFLPAIEDGSIVLVGATTENPSFHLTTPLLSRCRVLALHPLKPHHVESLLRRAVSDPEKGLQVTTGVPISVDQEALEFLSLHCDGDARVALNALEIAATLAVDRRSTQDDNGNMTVTVDHAKEAMQCKHLAYDRAGDEHYNLISALHKSMRGSDPDAAIYWLARMLEGGEQPLYIARRLVRFASEDVGLADPAALGHAVACYQACHFIGMPECDVCLAQCVAYLARAPKSVAVYRALNEARRVVRESGGGNEGVPLHLRNAPTKLMKEMGYGEGYMYPPDHPDCSSQTYLPPSLQGCRFLDWPPIDEKHRWIASS, encoded by the coding sequence ATGGAGGAACTCCTCAGCATGGGCTTCTCCCAGGAGCTGGCCTCCCAAGCCCTCGCCGCCACCGGCGGCCGCTCCTCTCTCGAAGCCACCGAGTGGATTCTCTCCCaaccctcctcctccccttcctccaAACCCTCATCTCATTCCCCCACCTTCCAACCCAGCCTCGACCGCTTCCTCCTCTCCCACCACAACACACCCCACTCCAAACGTCCCCACCCTTCCGCCACCCCTGCCACCGCCTCCCCCTCCGTCACCGCCCCAGCTGCCCCTCCTACTGCCTCCCCCTCCGCTACTGCCGCCCCCACCACTGCCCCTCTCTCTGACCGCATGCGCCCCGCCACCCTCGACGCTGTCCTCGGCCAGGACCACCTCCTCGGCCCGGCCTCCCTCCttcgctccgccctccgcccccCCGCTACCGCCGCCGccctcccttccttcatcctctGGGGCCCGCCGGGCTCTGGCAAGACCTCCCTCGCCCGCGCCCTCGCCGCCGCCCTCCCCCAGCCGTCCCACCGCTTCGTCCCCCTCTCCGCCGTCACCGCCGGCGTCCGCGACCTCCGCGACGCCGTCGACGCCGCCCGCCGCGCCCGCCACCTCGGTCGCCGCACCGTCCTCTTCGTCGACGAGATCCACCGCTTCTCCAAGTCCCAGCAGGACTCCTTCCTCCCCGCCATCGAGGACGGCTCCATCGTCCTCGTCGGAGCCACCACCGAGAACCCCTCCTTCCACCTCACCACGCCGCTCCTCTCCCGCTGCCGAGTCCTCGCCCTGCACCCCCTCAAGCCCCACCACGTCGAGTCCCTTCTCCGCCGAGCCGTCTCAGACCCTGAGAAAGGTCTCCAGGTCACCACTGGAGTGCCCATCTCGGTCGATCAAGAAGCCCTCGAATTCCTCTCTCTCCACTGCGACGGCGATGCTCGTGTTGCCCTCAACGCACTGGAGATTGCAGCCACATTGGCCGTCGACCGGCGATCGACCCAAGACGACAACGGGAATATGACGGTGACCGTCGACCATGCGAAGGAGGCGATGCAGTGCAAGCACTTGGCATATGATCGAGCAGGTGACGAGCACTACAATTTGATCAGTGCCCTACACAAATCAATGCGCGGGAGCGACCCTGACGCTGCAATCTACTGGCTTGCGAGGATGCTGGAGGGAGGGGAGCAGCCGCTGTACATTGCGCGCCGGCTAGTCCGGTTTGCAAGCGAGGATGTGGGGCTCGCAGACCCTGCTGCACTCGGTCATGCTGTTGCATGCTACCAGGCGTGCCACTTCATCGGTATGCCGGAGTGCGATGTGTGTCTTGCGCAGTGCGTGGCCTACTTGGCCCGGGCGCCTAAGTCGGTGGCCGTGTACCGAGCACTGAATGAGGCGCGGAGGGTGGTGAGGGAGTCGGGCGGGGGGAACGAGGGCGTGCCATTGCATTTGAGGAATGCACCCACAAAGCTGATGAAGGAAATGGGATACGGGGAAGGTTACATGTATCCTCCTGATCATCCTGATTGTTCGTCGCAGACATATCTGCCACCATCCCTTCAGGGTTGCAGGTTTCTTGACTGGCCACCTATCGATGAAAAGCATCG
- the LOC103716203 gene encoding pentatricopeptide repeat-containing protein At3g46790, chloroplastic-like — translation MKLRKIKAPSPASQNKIYATSWRQTSPAPPTTSLRPSPSPLLLSNPYPSKPKLQDLPTLLRSLRQSPPHLYIPLFQLLTRTPGSLRLGRQLHAHVTLRGLQSDDVLAARIAAMYSSSGDLRAASLLLRHTPRPSSLLFNALIRGRSLYGTPEDTLRLFDEMLSLGLLPDHFTFPFVLKCCADLSSVPFGQSVHSQCLRRGLEQDLYAGSSLINMYAKCGEIDDARHLFDLMSIRDTSSWNGLIAGYMKAGDFKAAEDLFAALPNRNIVSWTAMISGYSQNGLADRALALFEEMRQGGNDVKPNWVTIASVLPACAHSAALDQGEQIHSYASAMGSDSHPVVKIALVAMYAKCGSLVKARRCFDTIDKKDRDVVAWNALIAAYASHGHGAEAVSAFEEMARSGVRPNEITFTALLSGCSHSGLVDQGLRYFDCMRTVHSVEPRSEHYACVVDLLGRAGRLGEAMEMIDRMEIDAGPSVWGALLSACRIHRNLEIGEVAAKKLFVLEPENSGNYVLLSNMYAEFGRWEEVKKVRGLSKDRGIRKSLSCSWIEINGKVNAFLCGDRSHPQATRIYMLLEDLPKKIKNAGYVPDTSFVLHDVSEEEKECNLTTHSEKLAVAFGLLNAGPGTVLRVTKNLRICGDCHMAIKFISKIYDREIIVRDVNRFHRFQGGLCSCGDYW, via the coding sequence ATGAAACTCAGAAAAATTAAAGCACCGTCCCCGGCAAGTCAAAACAAAATCTATGCCACTTCATGGCGCCAGACATCTCCCGCGCCTCCTACGACAAGTCTACGCCCATCtccatctcctctcctcctttccAATCCCTACCCTTCCAAACCCAAGCTCCAAGACCTCCCCACCCTCCTCAGATCCCTCCGCCAATCCCCACCCCACCTCTACATCCCACTCTTCCAGCTTCTCACCCGCACGCCGGGCTCCCTCCGCCTCGGCCGCCAGCTCCACGCCCACGTCACCCTCCGAGGCCTCCAATCCGATGACGTCCTCGCCGCGAGGATCGCCGCCATGTACTCCAGCTCCGGCGATCTCCGTGctgcctccctcctcctccgccacacTCCCcgcccctcctccctcctcttcaaCGCCCTCATCCGCGGCCGCTCCCTCTACGGCACCCCGGAGGACACCCTCAGGCTCTTCGACGAAATGCTCTCCCTTGGTCTGTTGCCCGACCACTTCACCTTCCCGTTTGTACTCAAATGCTGCGCCGATCTCAGCTCCGTGCCCTTTGGACAGTCTGTCCACTCCCAATGCTTGAGGCGGGGCCTCGAGCAGGACCTCTATGCGGGGAGCTCCTTGATCAATATGTATGCCAAATGTGGCGAGATCGATGACGCCCGTCACCTGTTTGATTTAATGAGTATCAGAGACACCTCATCGTGGAATGGTCTTATTGCGGGGTACATGAAAGCTGGGGACTTTAAGGCTGCCGAGGATCTCTTTGCGGCATTGCCCAATCGAAATATCGTTTCTTGGACTGCAATGATATCAGGGTACTCTCAGAATGGCCTGGCGGACCGTGCGCTGGCTTTATTCGAGGAGATGCGGCAGGGCGGTAATGATGTGAAGCCGAATTGGGTGACAATTGCAAGCGTGCTCCCAGCTTGCGCGCACTCTGCTGCGCTCGACCAAGGCGAGCAGATTCATAGCTATGCGAGTGCCATGGGCTCTGACTCGCATCCAGTTGTGAAGATTGCTCTAGTTGCAATGTATGCCAAGTGTGGGAGCCTCGTCAAAGCGCGCCGCTGTTTTGATACGATTGACAAAAAGGACAGGGATGTTGTTGCCTGGAACGCCTTGATCGCAGCCTACGCATCGCATGGGCACGGAGCTGAAGCCGTGTCGGCATTTGAGGAAATGGCAAGATCAGGTGTTCGACCCAATGAAATCACATTCACTGCGTTGCTCTCTGGGTGCAGTCACTCAGGGTTGGTTGATCAAGGGTTAAGGTATTTCGATTGTATGAGGACGGTTCATTCGGTGGAACCGCGCTCAGAGCATTATGCTTGCGTTGTTGATCTTCTCGGTCGAGCAGGTCGGTTGGGCGAGGCAATGGAGATGATCGATCGGATGGAGATCGATGCCGGGCCTAGCGTTTGGGGTGCTCTACTCTCAGCCTGCCGGATTCACCGTAACTTGGAGATCGGAGAGGTCGCAGCGAAGAAACTGTTCGTACTGGAGCCCGAGAACAGCGGAAACTACGTCTTGCTTTCTAACATGTATGCAGAATTTGGAAGGTGGGAGGAGGTGAAGAAGGTGAGAGGTCTTTCGAAAGACAGAGGAATCAGGAAAAGTCTCAGTTGTAGCTGGATTGAGATCAATGGGAAAGTCAATGCATTCCTCTGCGGCGACAGGTCTCATCCGCAAGCGACAAGGATCTACATGTTGTTggaagatttgccaaagaagatcAAGAATGCTGGATATGTGCCCGACACGAGCTTCGTTCTGCATGATGTGagcgaggaggagaaggaatgTAATCTGACAACCCACAGCGAGAAGCTGGCGGTTGCCTTCGGGCTTCTGAACGCAGGCCCTGGTACAGTCCTGAGAGTGACTAAAAACCTACGTATCTGCGGAGACTGCCACATGGccattaaatttatttcaaagatCTATGACAGAGAAATTATTGTGAGGGATGTGAACCGATTCCATCGTTTCCAAGGTGGGCTGTGTTCTTGTGGAGATTATTGGTGA
- the LOC120104243 gene encoding uncharacterized protein LOC120104243 → MEMARVAWRNTAVIMRSLGRRVPVEWISRELRVAEKLDYDVEEFLIVDETFAFRFRSERDREATMEARPWLVASQLLAIKCWQPNFVPGAGQLCRVVVWLRLPSLSMEYWAKEMIWDIAAKAGRPLALDKVTDQLGFTHVKIELDAHVPIRSGTFIQVGSDLHWQAFRYENLPIFCYKCARLGYEEGPCPFPPTTSATFGEPEDHRTQQIGTEEFPQEPTPELKEGDELVSRLPFGPWLTTTKIRQLKSNKSVKKPTASKADRTQVQKPS, encoded by the coding sequence ATGGAGATGGCTAGGGTGGCGTGGCGAAATACCGCGGTGATCATGCGCAGCTTGGGTCGCCGAGTGCCAGTGGAGTGGATTAGCCGGGAGCTGCGGGTGGCCGAAAAGCTCGACTACGATGTCGAGGAGTTCCTGATAGTGGACGAGACTTTTGCCTTCCGATTTCGGAGTGAGAGGGATCGGGAGGCAACTATGGAGGCCAGACCTTGGCTGGTGGCCAGTCAGCTCCTTGCCATAAAGTGCTGGCAGCCAAACTTCGTTCCGGGGGCCGGTCAGCTGTGCCGGGTTGTTGTTTGGCTTAGGTTGCCAAGTCTGTCGATGGAGTACTGGGCGAAGGAGATGATTTGGGACATAGCGGCGAAGGCTGGCCGACCCTTGGCACTGGACAAAGTCACCGACCAACTAGGCTTCACCCATGTCAAAATTGAGTTGGATGCGCATGTGCCGATCCGGTCTGGGACCTTCATCCAGGTTGGTTCCGACCTACACTGGCAGGCATTTCGCTATGAAAACCTTCCTATTTTTTGCTACAAGTGCGCCCGACTTGGGTACGAAGAGGGGCCTTGCCCCTTTCCTCCCACGACTTCAGCGACGTTCGGAGAACCGGAAGATCATCGTACGCAGCAGATTGGGACAGAGGAGTTTCCACAGGAGCCGACACCTGAGTTGAAGGAGGGGGACGAGTTGGTGAGCCGGCTTCCCTTCGGTCCATGGTTGACAACTACCAAGATACGGCAGCTGAAGTCGAACAAGTCGGTGAAGAAGCCGACCGCATCGAAGGCCGACCGAACGCAGGTGCAGAAGCCCTCTTAA